From Streptomyces yatensis, one genomic window encodes:
- a CDS encoding glycoside hydrolase family 6 protein: protein MRKRRKILTVSTAVVAAATLPLLISPVVSAAAREDDDSSRIARLYAPPPDRDSYRQVARLAWRGDFRDSAGLLAMVRTPQAVWYGDESPERVERLVRRTTRSADMQGRLPVLALYNIPGRDCGSYSSGGADGLAAYEAWIDAVAEGIGDHKVLIVLEPDSLSLLPSDCADESNAEQTAVEELPTEQQPAAEEQLATEQQPAAEQPPTDLPPLPDPGASTGPPTASAAQDAAQSPDAQSPDAQSPDPRLPASEDPAPRPAEAQEPSGPEPSASRSPAPEPSTEQPGTLPELPPLPTPDPATPDAEDVGDPDTPVVEDPETAARYSEINYAVDALTALGNTSVYLDAGHAGWHSVTSIVPRLIKAGIDRATGFALNVSHYQTDPDSSWYGRLISSCLAYADEGGDPEDCADQSWSRRQARRWLHAHIPDDPGRMKHFVTDTSRNGQGPWAPRAGVHRDAQSWCNPPARGLGRRPTTRTGDALMDAALWVKTPGESDGRCLRGTDGPLDPVRGTVNPDAGEWFPEQALELVRYAEPSVKVFRRFPGR from the coding sequence GTGCGTAAGAGACGCAAGATTCTCACCGTGTCGACGGCCGTCGTGGCCGCGGCCACCCTGCCCCTGCTGATCAGCCCCGTGGTGAGCGCGGCCGCGCGGGAGGACGACGATTCCTCCCGCATCGCCCGCCTCTACGCCCCGCCCCCCGACCGGGACTCCTACCGCCAGGTGGCCCGGCTCGCCTGGCGGGGCGACTTCCGCGACTCCGCCGGGCTCCTCGCCATGGTGCGGACGCCGCAGGCGGTCTGGTACGGGGACGAGAGCCCGGAGCGGGTCGAGCGGCTGGTCCGCAGGACGACGCGGAGCGCCGACATGCAGGGGAGGCTGCCGGTCCTCGCGCTCTACAACATCCCGGGCCGTGACTGCGGCAGCTACTCGAGCGGGGGAGCGGACGGCCTCGCCGCGTACGAGGCGTGGATCGACGCCGTCGCCGAGGGCATCGGCGACCATAAGGTGCTGATCGTCCTCGAACCCGATTCGCTGTCGCTGCTGCCCTCCGACTGCGCCGACGAATCGAACGCCGAGCAGACCGCCGTCGAGGAGTTGCCCACCGAGCAGCAGCCCGCGGCCGAGGAGCAACTCGCCACCGAGCAGCAGCCCGCCGCCGAGCAGCCGCCCACCGATCTGCCCCCGCTGCCCGACCCCGGCGCGTCCACGGGCCCGCCCACCGCATCGGCCGCCCAGGACGCCGCCCAGTCCCCGGACGCCCAGTCCCCGGACGCGCAGTCCCCGGACCCGCGGCTCCCCGCCTCCGAGGACCCGGCGCCGCGGCCCGCCGAGGCCCAGGAGCCCTCCGGCCCGGAGCCCTCCGCATCCCGGAGCCCCGCCCCCGAGCCCTCCACCGAGCAGCCCGGCACCCTCCCCGAGCTGCCCCCGCTCCCCACGCCCGACCCCGCGACCCCCGACGCCGAGGACGTGGGCGACCCGGACACCCCGGTGGTCGAGGACCCGGAGACCGCCGCCCGCTACTCCGAGATCAACTACGCGGTCGACGCCCTGACCGCGCTCGGCAACACATCGGTGTACCTGGACGCGGGCCACGCCGGCTGGCACTCCGTCACCAGCATCGTGCCCCGGCTCATCAAGGCCGGGATCGACCGCGCCACCGGCTTCGCCCTCAACGTCTCCCACTACCAGACCGACCCGGACAGCTCCTGGTACGGCCGGCTGATCTCCTCCTGCCTCGCCTACGCCGACGAGGGCGGGGACCCCGAGGACTGCGCCGACCAGAGCTGGTCACGCCGGCAGGCCCGCCGCTGGCTGCACGCCCACATTCCGGACGACCCGGGCCGTATGAAGCACTTCGTCACCGACACCAGCCGCAACGGGCAGGGCCCCTGGGCCCCCAGGGCCGGGGTGCATCGCGACGCGCAGTCGTGGTGCAACCCGCCGGCGCGGGGCCTGGGCCGGCGTCCCACCACCCGCACCGGCGACGCACTGATGGACGCCGCGCTGTGGGTGAAGACGCCGGGCGAGTCGGACGGGCGGTGCCTGCGCGGCACCGACGGGCCCCTGGACCCGGTGCGCGGGACCGTCAACCCCGACGCGGGGGAGTGGTTCCCCGAGCAGGCGCTGGAGCTGGTGCGCTACGCGGAACCGTCGGTCAAGGTCTTCCGCCGGTTCCCCGGCCGCTGA
- a CDS encoding PucR family transcriptional regulator ligand-binding domain-containing protein, producing the protein MRLRALLENDTLGLRLLGGEGELDRTVRGVMTTDLRDPSRYLSGGELVLTGLAWRREPEDSERFVRILAAAGVAGLAAGEAELGAVPEDLVLACGRHRLPLFSVVEDVAFATITEHVVRQVSGERAGDLAAVVDRHRRLMTSGPAGGGPEVALDLLRSDLDLTAWVLSPTGRRIAGPTAAGAAAEPPAAVRAQLAGEHLAARRDGRRGPHRMTAADGMTYSLFPIRSGETDEEVRETVLSDWLLVVGADADEWPEERLDLLYGVTQLIAVERDRRNASRTVRRRLAQEVLELVQTGAPPAEIAARLRVAAPVLLPGLGTAPHWQVVVAKVEWGVSAAAEHGVEGGVRDGAAREAFTRDGGAALGARVAQSLLEEILVDPAAPGPELSDRIAVAHTGDEAVALVPLPALADGPPEGGIDHATEGLQADALLTAVREPLSRGLDGDGRLTLGVSAAVHSADGLRGALEEARHARRVAAARPGRVCAAGHQELASHVLLLPFVPDDVRRAFTARLLDPLREYDRRHRAELIPTLEAFLDCDGSWTRCASRLHLHVNTLRYRIGRIEQLTGRELSRLEDKLDFFLALRMS; encoded by the coding sequence ATGCGGCTGCGCGCACTGCTGGAGAACGACACCCTGGGCCTGCGCCTGCTCGGCGGCGAGGGCGAGCTGGACCGTACCGTGCGCGGCGTGATGACCACCGATCTGCGCGACCCCAGCCGCTATCTCTCGGGCGGTGAACTCGTGCTGACCGGGCTCGCCTGGCGGCGTGAGCCGGAGGACTCCGAGCGGTTCGTCCGCATCCTCGCGGCGGCCGGGGTGGCGGGGCTGGCGGCGGGCGAGGCGGAGCTGGGCGCCGTGCCCGAGGATCTGGTGCTGGCCTGCGGACGGCATCGGCTGCCGCTGTTCTCCGTGGTCGAGGACGTCGCGTTCGCCACCATCACCGAGCATGTGGTGCGCCAGGTCTCCGGTGAGCGGGCCGGGGATCTGGCGGCGGTCGTCGACCGGCACCGCCGGCTGATGACGTCCGGGCCCGCGGGCGGCGGCCCCGAGGTGGCCCTGGACCTGCTCCGCTCGGACCTGGACCTGACCGCGTGGGTGCTCTCCCCCACCGGCCGCCGGATCGCCGGGCCCACCGCCGCCGGAGCGGCCGCCGAGCCGCCCGCGGCGGTCCGCGCCCAGCTGGCGGGCGAGCATCTGGCCGCCCGGCGGGACGGGCGGCGCGGTCCGCACCGGATGACCGCCGCGGACGGCATGACGTACTCCCTCTTCCCCATCCGCAGCGGGGAGACGGACGAGGAGGTGCGCGAGACCGTGCTGTCCGACTGGCTGCTGGTGGTCGGCGCGGACGCCGACGAATGGCCGGAGGAACGGCTGGATCTGCTCTATGGGGTCACCCAGCTGATCGCCGTCGAGCGCGACCGGCGGAACGCGTCGCGCACCGTGCGGCGCAGGCTCGCCCAGGAGGTGCTGGAGCTGGTCCAGACGGGCGCGCCGCCCGCCGAGATCGCGGCCCGGCTGCGGGTGGCCGCCCCGGTGCTGCTGCCGGGGCTCGGCACCGCGCCGCACTGGCAGGTGGTGGTGGCCAAGGTGGAGTGGGGCGTCAGCGCGGCGGCGGAGCACGGCGTGGAGGGCGGGGTGCGGGACGGCGCCGCGCGAGAGGCATTCACGCGGGACGGCGGGGCCGCCCTCGGCGCCCGGGTCGCCCAGTCGCTGCTGGAGGAGATCCTGGTCGACCCGGCCGCGCCCGGGCCGGAGCTCTCGGACCGGATCGCCGTGGCCCACACCGGCGACGAGGCGGTGGCGCTCGTCCCCCTCCCGGCGCTCGCCGACGGCCCGCCGGAGGGCGGCATCGACCATGCGACGGAGGGGCTGCAGGCCGACGCGCTGCTCACCGCCGTCCGGGAGCCGCTCTCCCGCGGTCTGGACGGCGACGGCCGGCTGACCCTCGGCGTCAGCGCCGCCGTCCACTCCGCCGACGGGCTGCGCGGCGCCCTGGAGGAGGCCCGGCACGCCCGGCGCGTCGCCGCCGCACGCCCCGGGCGGGTCTGCGCGGCCGGCCATCAGGAGCTGGCCTCGCACGTACTGCTGCTCCCCTTCGTCCCGGACGATGTGCGGCGCGCCTTCACCGCCCGGCTGCTGGACCCGCTGCGCGAGTACGACCGGCGCCACCGGGCCGAGCTGATCCCGACCCTGGAGGCGTTCCTGGACTGCGACGGCTCCTGGACGCGCTGCGCCTCCCGGCTGCATCTGCACGTCAACACGCTGCGCTACCGGATCGGCCGGATCGAGCAGCTGACCGGGCGCGAGCTGTCGCGCCTGGAGGACAAGCTGGACTTCTTCCTCGCGCTGCGCATGAGCTGA
- a CDS encoding FAD binding domain-containing protein: MDFLRPAGWEEALAAKAEHPTAVPIAGGTDVMVEINFDHRRPEYLLDLTRVAELAEWEATDRTIRLGAGVPYTRIIEELRTELPGLALAAHTVGSPQIRNRGTVGGNLGAASPAGDAHPALLAAGAEVEAASVRGTRRIPVEEFFTGVKRHALEPDELIRAVHIQKADGPQQFSKVGTRNAMVIAVCAFAVALHPRTRTVRTGIGSAAPTPVRAHEAEEFLGAALEEGGFWDSGAALDPSTARRFAELCAGACRPIDDVRGSAAYRRHAVGVMARRTLGWTWEAYREGDGRTAQCA, translated from the coding sequence ATGGACTTCCTGCGCCCCGCCGGCTGGGAGGAGGCGCTCGCCGCGAAGGCCGAGCACCCCACCGCCGTGCCCATCGCGGGCGGCACCGATGTGATGGTCGAGATCAACTTCGATCACCGGCGGCCCGAGTATCTGCTCGATCTGACCCGCGTCGCCGAACTGGCCGAATGGGAGGCCACCGACCGTACGATCCGGCTGGGCGCGGGCGTCCCGTACACCCGGATCATCGAGGAGCTGCGGACCGAGCTGCCGGGGCTGGCGCTCGCCGCGCACACCGTCGGCTCACCGCAGATCCGCAACCGCGGCACCGTCGGCGGCAACCTCGGCGCCGCCTCGCCCGCCGGGGACGCGCATCCCGCGCTGCTGGCGGCCGGGGCCGAGGTGGAGGCGGCGTCGGTGCGCGGCACCCGGCGCATCCCCGTCGAGGAGTTCTTCACCGGGGTCAAGCGGCATGCCCTGGAGCCCGATGAGCTGATCAGGGCGGTGCACATCCAGAAGGCGGACGGTCCGCAGCAGTTCTCCAAGGTCGGCACCCGGAACGCCATGGTGATCGCGGTCTGCGCCTTCGCCGTCGCGCTCCATCCGCGCACCCGCACCGTGCGCACCGGCATCGGATCGGCCGCGCCCACGCCCGTACGGGCCCATGAGGCCGAGGAGTTCCTGGGCGCGGCGCTGGAAGAGGGCGGCTTCTGGGACAGCGGCGCGGCCCTCGACCCGTCGACCGCCCGGCGGTTCGCCGAGCTGTGCGCCGGGGCGTGCCGCCCGATCGACGACGTACGCGGCAGCGCCGCCTACCGCCGTCACGCGGTGGGGGTCATGGCGCGCCGCACGCTCGGCTGGACCTGGGAGGCGTACCGCGAGGGAGACGGGAGGACCGCACAGTGCGCGTGA
- a CDS encoding magnesium and cobalt transport protein CorA: MSERRRTPRPTRRYPWLRPGGANRADAAPRPAPAPPGPPRDEQRTAAADGTPREPDERSVVDAAVYRDGRRVGTPGTLAATYRRLREETGAMAWIGLYRPSEAELLSLAEEFDLHKLAIEDALEAHQRPKLERYGETLFVVLRAARYLDAPEEVDFGELHVFVGPDFVITVRHGAAPDLSAVRTRMESTPELLALGPEAVLYAILDAVVDGYAPVVAGVQNDIDEIETEVFRGDPEVSRRIYELSREMVEFQRATRPLVGMLHGLMAGFDKYGTDEELQRYLRDVADHVTHTSERVDGFRSALTDILAVNATLVTQQQNAEMRALAEAGFEQNEEVKKISAWAAILFAPTLVGTIYGMNFTHMPELDWVWGYPFAVVLMAVVCVSLYAIFKRRGWL; the protein is encoded by the coding sequence ATGTCCGAGCGCCGCCGCACCCCCCGCCCCACGAGGCGGTACCCCTGGCTGCGCCCCGGCGGGGCGAACCGGGCCGATGCCGCCCCGCGCCCCGCCCCGGCGCCCCCGGGTCCGCCGCGCGACGAGCAGCGGACCGCCGCCGCCGATGGAACCCCGCGTGAGCCGGACGAGCGCAGCGTGGTGGACGCCGCCGTGTACCGCGACGGCCGCCGGGTCGGCACCCCCGGCACCCTGGCCGCCACCTACCGGCGGCTGCGCGAGGAGACCGGCGCGATGGCCTGGATCGGGCTGTACCGGCCGAGCGAGGCGGAGCTGCTCTCGCTGGCCGAGGAGTTCGATCTGCACAAGCTGGCCATCGAGGACGCGCTGGAGGCCCATCAGCGGCCCAAGCTGGAGCGCTACGGCGAGACGCTCTTCGTGGTGCTGCGCGCCGCCCGCTACCTCGACGCGCCGGAGGAGGTCGACTTCGGCGAGCTGCACGTCTTCGTGGGCCCCGACTTCGTCATCACCGTCCGGCACGGCGCCGCCCCGGATCTGTCCGCGGTGCGCACCCGGATGGAGTCCACCCCCGAGCTGCTGGCGCTGGGCCCCGAGGCCGTGCTGTACGCGATCCTCGACGCGGTCGTGGACGGCTATGCCCCGGTGGTGGCCGGGGTGCAGAACGACATCGACGAGATCGAGACCGAGGTGTTCCGCGGCGACCCCGAGGTGTCGCGGCGCATCTATGAACTCTCCCGCGAGATGGTGGAGTTCCAGCGCGCCACCCGCCCCCTGGTCGGGATGTTGCACGGGCTGATGGCGGGTTTCGACAAATACGGCACCGATGAGGAGCTGCAGCGCTATCTGCGGGACGTCGCCGACCACGTCACCCACACCAGCGAGCGCGTGGACGGCTTCCGCTCGGCCCTCACCGACATCCTCGCCGTCAACGCCACCCTGGTGACCCAGCAGCAGAACGCCGAGATGCGGGCGCTGGCCGAGGCGGGTTTCGAGCAGAACGAGGAGGTCAAGAAGATCTCCGCATGGGCGGCCATCCTGTTCGCACCCACGCTGGTCGGCACCATCTACGGGATGAACTTCACCCATATGCCCGAGCTGGACTGGGTGTGGGGATATCCGTTCGCGGTCGTGCTGATGGCGGTGGTCTGCGTCAGCCTGTATGCCATCTTCAAGCGCCGCGGCTGGCTCTGA
- a CDS encoding phosphatidylinositol-specific phospholipase C, giving the protein MDRRGFLRGAAALSTAGLVTAAGGTATATAAPPRPLAAQDWLSALADATPVQRLTLPGTHNSGARFGGPWTECQNTTIADQLSSGIRFLDIRCRAFENAFPIHHGAFYQNLNFDDVLGACRSFLSAHPSETVLMRVKQEYSEESAAEFRRIFDTYLDDKGWRPLFRLDSTLPALGQARGRVVLLADSDDMPGVRYGDGGLFDIQDDYMAEPFGKYPKIEAQFRKAAAQPGKLFINYVSTAALLPPRSNADRLNPQVKSFLEGAEAQGWTGLGIVPMDFPNTASGLVDALVRHNPAG; this is encoded by the coding sequence ATGGACCGGCGAGGGTTCCTCAGGGGTGCGGCCGCGCTGTCCACCGCGGGGCTGGTCACCGCCGCCGGCGGTACCGCGACGGCCACGGCCGCGCCGCCCCGGCCCCTGGCGGCCCAGGACTGGCTCTCCGCCCTCGCCGACGCCACCCCGGTCCAGCGGCTGACCCTGCCCGGCACCCACAACTCCGGCGCCCGCTTCGGCGGCCCGTGGACCGAGTGCCAGAACACCACCATCGCCGACCAGCTCAGCAGCGGCATCCGCTTCCTGGACATCCGTTGCCGCGCCTTCGAGAACGCCTTCCCCATCCACCACGGCGCCTTCTACCAGAACCTCAACTTCGACGATGTGCTCGGCGCCTGCCGCTCCTTTCTGTCCGCGCATCCGTCGGAGACCGTGCTGATGCGGGTCAAGCAGGAGTACTCGGAGGAGAGCGCCGCGGAGTTCCGCCGAATCTTCGACACCTACCTGGACGACAAGGGCTGGCGCCCGCTGTTCCGCCTGGACAGCACCCTCCCCGCCCTGGGCCAGGCCCGGGGCAGGGTGGTGCTGCTCGCCGACTCGGACGACATGCCGGGGGTGCGGTACGGCGACGGGGGGCTCTTCGACATCCAGGACGACTACATGGCGGAGCCGTTCGGCAAGTACCCGAAGATCGAGGCGCAGTTCCGCAAGGCGGCGGCCCAGCCCGGCAAGCTCTTCATCAACTATGTCTCCACCGCCGCCCTGCTGCCGCCCCGCTCCAACGCGGACCGGCTCAACCCGCAGGTGAAGTCGTTCCTGGAGGGCGCCGAGGCACAGGGCTGGACCGGGCTCGGGATCGTTCCGATGGACTTCCCGAACACCGCGTCCGGCCTGGTCGACGCCCTCGTCCGGCACAATCCGGCGGGCTGA
- a CDS encoding (2Fe-2S)-binding protein: MRVNITVNGRPYEADDVWEGESLLYVLRERMGLPGSKNACEQGECGSCTVRLDGVPVCACLVAAGQAEGREVVTVEGLADHARQRSAHAAGGVRPGEPGAGHPGAPERTRPAAPEAVLAPVQQAFIDAGAVQCGFCTPGLLVAADELLERTPDPSDADIREALSGNLCRCTGYEKILDAVRLAAARTGKAV; encoded by the coding sequence GTGCGCGTGAACATCACGGTCAACGGACGGCCCTACGAGGCGGATGACGTCTGGGAGGGCGAGTCCCTGCTGTACGTGCTGCGCGAGCGGATGGGGCTTCCCGGTTCGAAGAACGCCTGTGAGCAGGGCGAATGCGGTTCCTGCACGGTGCGCCTCGACGGGGTGCCGGTATGCGCCTGTCTGGTGGCGGCGGGGCAGGCCGAGGGCCGCGAGGTGGTCACCGTCGAGGGACTCGCCGACCACGCCCGGCAGCGCTCCGCGCATGCGGCTGGGGGCGTCCGCCCCGGTGAGCCCGGGGCGGGTCACCCGGGGGCGCCGGAGAGGACCCGCCCCGCGGCGCCCGAGGCCGTCCTGGCCCCGGTCCAGCAGGCGTTCATCGACGCCGGCGCCGTCCAGTGCGGCTTCTGCACCCCCGGACTGCTCGTGGCCGCCGATGAGCTGCTGGAGCGCACCCCCGACCCCTCCGACGCCGATATCCGCGAGGCGCTCTCCGGCAACCTCTGCCGCTGCACCGGCTACGAGAAGATCCTCGACGCGGTCCGGCTCGCGGCCGCCCGCACCGGGAAGGCGGTCTGA
- a CDS encoding XdhC family protein yields the protein MLDIAAELHRWCEEGRDFAVATVVSVGGSAPRQPGAALAVDAEGTAIGSVSGGCVEGAVYELCQEALSTGETVRETFGYSDEDAFAVGLTCGGVIDVLVTPAPAADRRVRPVLAAAASAAADGRTTALARIVDGPPELLGGALLVRPDGGWDGTLGGHPELDRTAAAEARALLDAGRTATVVIGAEGSRCGRPVTVLAEASVPPPRMIVFGAVDFASALVRIGKFLNFHVTVCDARPVFATALRFPDADEVVVDWPHRYLEKTEVDARTVLCVLTHDAKFDVPLLERALRLPVAYVGAMGSARTHRDRLRRLREAGVGEPELALLRSPIGLDLGARTPEETALSIAGEIVANRRGGSGTPLTGARTPIHHDTREASDRIGSVA from the coding sequence ATGCTGGACATCGCCGCCGAGCTGCACCGCTGGTGCGAGGAGGGCCGGGACTTCGCCGTCGCCACCGTGGTCTCCGTGGGCGGCAGCGCGCCCCGGCAGCCCGGGGCCGCCCTCGCCGTGGACGCCGAGGGTACGGCGATCGGCAGCGTGTCCGGCGGCTGTGTCGAGGGCGCGGTGTACGAGCTGTGCCAGGAGGCGCTGAGCACCGGCGAGACCGTACGGGAGACCTTCGGCTACTCCGACGAGGACGCCTTCGCGGTCGGCCTGACCTGCGGCGGAGTCATCGATGTCCTGGTCACCCCGGCCCCGGCGGCCGACCGCCGGGTGCGCCCGGTGCTGGCCGCCGCCGCGTCCGCCGCCGCCGACGGCCGGACGACGGCGCTGGCCCGGATCGTGGACGGCCCGCCCGAGCTGCTGGGCGGCGCCCTGCTCGTCCGCCCGGACGGCGGCTGGGACGGCACCCTGGGCGGCCACCCCGAGCTGGACCGCACGGCTGCCGCGGAGGCCCGCGCCCTGCTGGACGCCGGGCGCACCGCGACCGTGGTCATCGGCGCCGAGGGAAGCCGCTGCGGGCGGCCCGTCACCGTGCTCGCCGAGGCCAGTGTGCCGCCGCCGCGCATGATCGTCTTCGGGGCGGTGGACTTCGCGAGCGCGCTCGTGCGGATAGGGAAGTTCCTGAACTTCCACGTCACGGTCTGCGACGCCCGTCCGGTCTTCGCGACCGCGCTGCGGTTCCCGGACGCCGACGAGGTGGTCGTCGACTGGCCGCACCGCTATCTGGAGAAGACCGAGGTGGACGCCCGCACGGTGCTGTGCGTGCTCACCCATGACGCGAAGTTCGATGTGCCGCTGCTGGAGCGGGCGCTGCGGCTGCCCGTGGCGTACGTCGGCGCGATGGGCTCCGCCCGCACCCACCGGGACCGGCTACGGCGGCTGCGCGAGGCCGGTGTGGGCGAGCCGGAGCTGGCCCTGCTGCGCTCCCCGATCGGCCTCGACCTCGGCGCCCGTACGCCCGAGGAGACCGCGCTGTCCATCGCCGGCGAGATCGTCGCCAACCGGCGGGGCGGCAGCGGCACACCGCTGACGGGTGCCCGGACCCCGATCCACCACGACACCCGGGAGGCCTCGGACCGGATCGGTTCGGTCGCCTGA
- the pucD gene encoding xanthine dehydrogenase subunit D has translation MAADRTASAPTALSQATGAIRGTIGESTLRPDGTLKVTGEFAYSSDLWHEDMLWGFTLRSPHAHAAIRSIDTAAALALPGVYAVMTHDDLPAETHYGLEIRDQPVLAKDRVRYHGEPVAIVAADHPETARRAAARIAVEYEELPLVVDEATATAPGAPLLHPGRRDHHAAHAPHPNIVHRQPVLRGDVAAARARADVVVRRDYEVGMQDQAFLGPESGLAVPAEDGGVDLYIATQWLHVDRDQLAPVLGLPADKVRLTLSGVGGAFGAREDLSMQAHACLLALRTGKPVKIVYNRYESFFGHVHRHPAKLTYEHGASRDGTLLYVQCRIVLDGGAYASSSPAVVGNAASLAIGPYVVENVDVEAIALYSNNPPCGAMRGFGAVQACFAYEAQMDAVAAELGLDPVEFRQRNAMSQGATMPTGQLVDSPAPVAELLRRVKALPMPPERAWEAAGGPVDVRALPGGLSNTTHGESVVRGVGYAVGIKNVGFSEGFDDYSTARIRLEVIGGEPVALVHTAMAEVGQGGVTVHAQIARTELGVDRVTIHPADTRVGSAGSTSASRQTYMTGGAVKHTCEAVREEVLRRGRERFGDSHPAWAEPARLRLADGKVVTDGGEVIGDLAGILGDAAIDLEREFRHRPTEPFDLRTGQGFGHVQYSFCAHRAVVEVDTELGLVKVVELAAAQDVGKAINPLSVVGQIQGGSTQGLGLAVMEEIVVSADGARVRNPSFTDYLIPTILDTPAMPVDVLELADDNAPYGLRGVGEAPTLSSTPAVVAAIRAATGLPLKRVPVRPEHLTGT, from the coding sequence ATGGCAGCCGACCGCACCGCCAGTGCCCCCACCGCCCTCAGCCAGGCCACCGGCGCCATCAGGGGCACGATCGGCGAGTCCACTCTGCGCCCCGACGGCACCCTCAAGGTGACCGGCGAGTTCGCCTACTCCTCGGATCTGTGGCACGAGGACATGCTGTGGGGCTTCACCCTGCGCAGCCCGCACGCCCACGCCGCGATCCGGTCCATCGACACCGCCGCGGCGCTCGCCCTGCCCGGGGTGTACGCCGTCATGACCCATGACGACCTGCCCGCCGAGACCCACTACGGCCTGGAGATCCGCGACCAGCCCGTGCTCGCGAAGGACCGGGTCCGCTACCACGGCGAGCCCGTCGCGATCGTCGCCGCCGACCACCCCGAGACCGCCCGCCGCGCCGCCGCCCGGATCGCGGTGGAGTACGAGGAGCTGCCGCTGGTCGTCGACGAGGCGACCGCCACCGCGCCGGGCGCGCCGCTGCTCCACCCCGGCCGCCGGGACCACCACGCCGCCCACGCCCCGCACCCGAACATCGTGCACCGGCAGCCCGTCCTGCGCGGCGACGTCGCGGCCGCCCGGGCCCGCGCCGATGTGGTGGTCCGCCGGGACTACGAGGTGGGCATGCAGGACCAGGCGTTCCTCGGCCCGGAGTCGGGGCTCGCGGTGCCCGCCGAGGACGGCGGGGTGGACCTCTACATCGCCACCCAGTGGCTGCATGTCGACCGCGATCAGCTCGCCCCGGTCCTGGGGCTGCCCGCCGACAAGGTGCGGCTGACGCTGTCGGGGGTGGGCGGGGCGTTCGGCGCGCGCGAGGACCTGTCCATGCAGGCACACGCCTGTCTGCTGGCGCTGCGCACCGGAAAGCCCGTCAAGATCGTCTACAACCGGTACGAATCCTTCTTCGGCCATGTCCACCGCCACCCCGCCAAGCTCACCTACGAACACGGCGCGAGCCGCGACGGCACACTGCTCTACGTCCAGTGCCGCATCGTCCTGGACGGCGGGGCGTACGCCTCCTCCTCCCCGGCGGTCGTCGGCAACGCCGCCTCCCTGGCGATCGGCCCCTACGTCGTCGAGAACGTCGACGTCGAGGCCATCGCGCTGTACTCCAACAACCCGCCCTGCGGTGCGATGCGCGGCTTCGGCGCCGTCCAGGCGTGCTTCGCCTACGAGGCGCAGATGGACGCGGTGGCGGCCGAACTCGGCCTGGACCCGGTGGAGTTCCGGCAGCGCAACGCCATGTCCCAGGGTGCCACCATGCCCACAGGGCAGCTGGTCGACTCCCCGGCCCCGGTCGCCGAGCTGCTGCGCCGGGTCAAGGCGCTGCCGATGCCGCCCGAGCGCGCCTGGGAGGCGGCGGGCGGCCCCGTGGACGTACGGGCCCTGCCGGGCGGGCTGTCCAACACCACCCACGGCGAGTCCGTGGTGCGCGGGGTGGGCTATGCGGTCGGCATCAAGAACGTCGGCTTCTCCGAGGGCTTCGACGACTACTCCACCGCCCGGATCCGGCTGGAAGTGATCGGTGGCGAGCCGGTCGCCCTGGTGCACACCGCGATGGCCGAGGTCGGCCAGGGCGGGGTCACCGTGCACGCCCAGATCGCCCGCACCGAGCTGGGCGTCGACCGGGTCACCATCCACCCGGCCGACACCCGGGTCGGCTCGGCCGGCTCCACCTCCGCCTCCCGCCAGACCTATATGACGGGCGGCGCCGTCAAGCACACCTGCGAGGCGGTCCGCGAGGAGGTGCTGCGGCGCGGCCGCGAGCGGTTCGGAGACTCCCACCCCGCCTGGGCGGAGCCCGCCCGGCTGCGGCTGGCGGACGGCAAGGTGGTCACCGACGGCGGCGAGGTGATCGGCGACCTCGCCGGGATCCTGGGCGATGCGGCGATCGATCTGGAGCGGGAGTTCCGGCACCGGCCGACCGAGCCGTTCGACCTGCGCACCGGCCAGGGCTTCGGCCATGTGCAGTACTCCTTCTGCGCCCATCGCGCGGTCGTCGAGGTCGACACCGAGCTGGGTCTGGTCAAAGTGGTCGAGCTGGCGGCCGCGCAGGACGTGGGCAAGGCGATCAATCCGCTGTCGGTGGTCGGGCAGATCCAGGGCGGTTCGACGCAGGGGCTCGGCCTCGCCGTGATGGAGGAGATCGTCGTCTCGGCGGACGGGGCGCGGGTGCGCAATCCGTCCTTCACGGACTATCTGATCCCCACCATCCTGGACACCCCGGCCATGCCGGTGGACGTGCTGGAGCTGGCCGACGACAACGCCCCGTACGGGCTGCGCGGCGTCGGCGAGGCGCCCACGCTCTCCTCGACCCCGGCCGTCGTCGCCGCCATCCGCGCGGCCACCGGCCTGCCCCTGAAGCGCGTGCCGGTGCGCCCGGAGCACCTGACGGGCACCTGA